In a single window of the Pseudomonas oryzihabitans genome:
- a CDS encoding DMT family transporter has translation MRKELDLPAVLVMLVLCLVWGLQQTAIKAIAEQVDPLLQIGWRSLLAAGLLYGLARWRGIRCLGRDQTLVPGLLAGSLFAMEFLCMAVGLNYTSAAHMVVFIYTAPLFAACGLHWLVPGERLSLRQWLGVVLAGVGVVCAFLIGQPSGGASWQGDLIGLVGGACWGATTVLIRRSALAEAPPLRTLFYQLGVTGVVLLALALPLGKRLNLSGLDSLAWSSLAFQVFIVAGISLLGWFVLLSRYRAAPLGVLTLLTPLFGVLMGVWLLGETLGAGFLVGAALVLCGLLIVSYPSRSRTAPR, from the coding sequence ATGCGCAAGGAGCTCGATCTCCCCGCTGTGCTGGTGATGCTGGTGCTTTGCCTGGTCTGGGGCCTGCAACAGACGGCGATCAAGGCCATCGCCGAACAGGTCGACCCGTTGCTGCAGATCGGCTGGCGCTCGCTGCTGGCGGCCGGGTTGCTCTATGGCCTGGCACGCTGGCGCGGCATCCGCTGTCTGGGCCGGGACCAGACCCTGGTTCCCGGCCTGCTCGCCGGTTCGTTGTTCGCCATGGAGTTCCTGTGCATGGCGGTGGGCCTGAACTACACCAGCGCCGCGCACATGGTGGTGTTCATCTACACGGCGCCGCTGTTCGCCGCCTGTGGCCTGCACTGGTTGGTACCGGGCGAGCGACTGTCGTTGCGTCAGTGGTTGGGCGTCGTATTGGCGGGTGTCGGCGTGGTCTGCGCCTTCCTGATCGGCCAGCCAAGCGGTGGGGCGAGCTGGCAAGGCGATCTGATCGGCCTGGTCGGTGGCGCCTGCTGGGGGGCTACCACGGTGCTGATCCGCCGCAGCGCTCTGGCCGAGGCGCCGCCCTTGCGCACCCTGTTCTATCAGCTTGGGGTGACTGGAGTGGTGCTGCTGGCGCTGGCCCTGCCACTGGGCAAGCGGCTGAACCTGTCGGGACTCGACTCCCTGGCCTGGTCGAGTCTGGCGTTCCAGGTGTTCATCGTCGCCGGCATCAGTCTGCTGGGCTGGTTCGTGCTGCTCAGTCGCTATCGCGCTGCCCCGCTGGGGGTGCTGACCCTGCTGACGCCCCTGTTCGGCGTGCTGATGGGGGTCTGGCTGCTGGGCGAGACACTCGGGGCAGGCTTTCTCGTCGGTGCGGCCCTGGTGCTCTGCGGTCTGCTGATCGTCAGCTATCCTTCCCGCTCGCGAACGGCCCCCCGCTGA
- a CDS encoding DMT family transporter, with product MPATSTHPWLLRLIPLVFLALWSAGFAVSKVGLAYAPPFTLLAMRYGLAFSVLLVAFLILRPPLPRTRREWANLAVVGFLIQGVYFGMSYGALVMGASANVVAMVASLQPILVALGAPLLVGERVAPLQWLGLALGLLGAIGVILARASVAVETLSGICLAVGALLGMTSAVLYEKRLGVAQHPVTNNLVQYSVGLVCCAPLALLFEHTPVHWAPAFIGALAYLVLANSLLAISLLVWMIRAGEAARVSALFFCVPPGAALTAWLLLGETLPPLAWVAMVIAIGGVLLATRSGAKAAR from the coding sequence ATGCCTGCTACCTCCACCCACCCCTGGCTGTTGCGCCTCATCCCGCTGGTGTTCCTGGCCCTGTGGTCCGCCGGTTTCGCCGTCTCCAAGGTGGGCCTGGCCTATGCACCGCCCTTCACCCTGCTGGCGATGCGTTATGGGTTGGCGTTCAGCGTGCTGTTGGTCGCCTTTCTGATCCTGCGTCCGCCCTTGCCGCGCACGCGCCGGGAGTGGGCGAATCTGGCGGTCGTGGGCTTTCTGATCCAGGGGGTCTATTTCGGCATGAGCTACGGTGCCCTGGTGATGGGCGCCTCGGCCAACGTGGTCGCCATGGTGGCGTCGCTGCAGCCGATCCTGGTCGCCTTGGGCGCGCCCTTGCTGGTGGGCGAGCGGGTGGCGCCGCTGCAGTGGCTGGGCCTCGCCCTGGGCCTGCTGGGCGCGATCGGGGTGATCCTGGCGCGGGCCAGCGTCGCCGTGGAAACCCTTTCCGGCATCTGCCTGGCGGTAGGCGCCTTGCTGGGCATGACCAGCGCGGTGCTCTACGAGAAACGCCTGGGTGTCGCCCAGCATCCGGTCACCAATAACCTGGTGCAGTACAGCGTCGGTCTGGTGTGTTGCGCACCTCTGGCGCTGCTGTTCGAGCACACGCCGGTGCACTGGGCGCCCGCCTTCATCGGCGCCCTGGCCTATCTGGTGCTGGCCAATTCGCTGCTGGCCATCAGCCTGCTGGTGTGGATGATTCGCGCTGGCGAGGCGGCACGGGTCAGCGCGCTGTTCTTCTGCGTCCCGCCGGGCGCGGCCTTGACCGCCTGGCTGCTGCTCGGCGAAACCCTGCCGCCGCTGGCCTGGGTCGCCATGGTGATCGCCATCGGCGGAGTGCTCCTGGCGACGCGCTCAGGAGCGAAGGCGGCGCGCTGA
- a CDS encoding xanthine dehydrogenase family protein molybdopterin-binding subunit, translating into MEMNEPVGRNLIDENRSGLIGKPIDRVDGLLKVTGQAPYSFEFRNDRVAYGFIVGATIAKGRIARLDTSAAESAPGVLSVLTYRNAPRQAAREPDNNSRFSRPKPYLDSDQVRYFGEPVAFVVAETFEEARLAAALVEIDYATEPGAFDLAANLGQAVKPPDGDQPTDTASGDVDAAFARAPVKLDERYTTPYHIHAQMEPHASLAQWDGDRVTIYCSTQFVEQAQSCVANTLQLPKENVRIVARYIGGGFGGKLPIYADALIGAMAARAIGRPVKVTLTRQQMFQITDHRSATVQRIRLGADRDGRLLAMAHEGWSHSARGLTYYEPTGLSSRTLYAGDDRLVAHRMVELDLPESGSCRAPGEAVGMLASESAMDELAAMLDLDPIELRLRNEPSQDPEKHIPFSARKLVDCMQDGARRFGWNKRSAKPGQMRDGDWLIGMGMAAASRANMLRPSQAGVRLEADGTATVKTSMTDIGTGTYTILAQIAGESLGLPVERVKVLLGDSDDPAGAGSGGSFGAASSGSSVYVACENLRLKAAEAAGLDPASARFVGGRLIADNGSRDLAELAREHDLQAIGEIKPGQTLKDYSQQAYGAFFAEVGVHAITGEIRLRRMLGVFAAGRILNEKTAHSQMLGGMIWGVGSALHEEGVIDTRHGHFVNHDLADYHYPCHLDIPAIEAHFLPELDAKANPLKIKGVGELGICGAGASLANAVYNACGVRIRDYPLTVDKVLAGLKTA; encoded by the coding sequence ATGGAAATGAACGAACCCGTTGGCCGCAACCTGATCGACGAGAATCGGAGCGGCCTGATCGGCAAGCCCATCGATCGCGTCGACGGCCTGCTCAAGGTCACCGGCCAGGCGCCCTACAGCTTCGAGTTCCGCAATGATCGCGTGGCCTATGGCTTTATCGTCGGGGCCACCATCGCCAAGGGCCGCATCGCTCGACTGGACACCTCCGCCGCCGAAAGCGCGCCGGGCGTGCTCAGCGTCCTGACCTACCGCAACGCCCCGCGCCAGGCGGCTCGCGAGCCAGACAACAACAGCCGCTTCAGCCGGCCCAAGCCCTACCTGGACAGCGATCAGGTGCGTTACTTCGGCGAACCGGTGGCCTTCGTGGTGGCCGAGACCTTCGAGGAGGCACGCCTGGCGGCGGCCCTGGTGGAGATCGACTACGCCACCGAACCGGGCGCCTTCGATCTGGCCGCCAACCTCGGCCAGGCGGTGAAGCCACCGGATGGCGACCAGCCCACCGACACCGCCTCGGGCGATGTCGACGCCGCCTTCGCCCGGGCACCGGTCAAGCTCGACGAGCGCTATACCACGCCCTACCACATCCATGCGCAGATGGAGCCCCACGCCAGCCTCGCCCAGTGGGACGGCGACCGGGTGACCATCTACTGCTCCACCCAGTTCGTCGAGCAGGCACAGAGTTGCGTGGCCAATACCTTGCAACTGCCCAAGGAGAACGTCCGCATCGTGGCGCGCTACATCGGCGGCGGTTTCGGCGGCAAGCTGCCGATCTATGCCGATGCCCTGATCGGCGCCATGGCCGCCCGGGCTATCGGCCGACCGGTCAAGGTCACCCTCACCCGCCAGCAGATGTTCCAGATCACCGACCACCGTTCGGCCACCGTGCAGCGGATCCGCCTGGGCGCCGACCGGGATGGCCGCCTTCTGGCCATGGCCCACGAGGGCTGGTCCCACTCGGCCCGCGGCCTCACCTACTACGAACCCACGGGGCTGTCCTCGCGCACCCTCTATGCCGGCGACGATCGCCTGGTGGCGCACCGCATGGTCGAACTGGACCTGCCCGAATCCGGCTCCTGCCGCGCGCCTGGCGAAGCCGTGGGCATGCTCGCCAGCGAAAGCGCCATGGACGAATTGGCCGCGATGCTCGATCTCGATCCCATCGAGCTGCGCCTGCGCAACGAGCCCAGCCAGGACCCGGAAAAGCACATCCCCTTCTCCGCCCGCAAGCTGGTGGACTGCATGCAGGACGGCGCCCGCCGCTTTGGCTGGAACAAGCGCAGTGCCAAGCCCGGCCAGATGCGCGACGGTGACTGGCTGATCGGGATGGGCATGGCCGCAGCCAGTCGCGCCAACATGCTCAGGCCCTCCCAGGCCGGCGTGCGGCTGGAAGCCGATGGCACGGCCACGGTCAAGACCTCCATGACCGACATCGGCACCGGGACCTACACCATCCTGGCGCAGATCGCCGGCGAGTCGCTCGGGCTGCCGGTGGAGCGGGTCAAGGTCCTGCTGGGAGACAGCGACGACCCCGCGGGTGCGGGCTCCGGTGGCTCCTTTGGCGCGGCCAGTTCCGGCTCCTCGGTGTATGTCGCCTGTGAGAACCTGCGCCTGAAGGCCGCAGAGGCGGCCGGGCTGGATCCGGCCAGTGCCCGCTTCGTCGGCGGGCGGCTGATTGCCGACAACGGCAGTCGCGACCTTGCCGAGCTGGCCCGGGAACACGATCTCCAGGCCATCGGCGAGATCAAGCCGGGGCAGACCCTCAAGGACTATTCCCAGCAGGCCTACGGCGCTTTCTTCGCTGAAGTCGGGGTGCACGCCATCACCGGCGAGATCCGTCTAAGGCGCATGCTCGGGGTGTTCGCCGCCGGCCGCATTCTCAACGAGAAGACCGCCCACTCGCAGATGTTGGGCGGCATGATCTGGGGCGTTGGCAGCGCTCTGCACGAAGAGGGGGTGATCGATACCCGCCATGGCCACTTCGTCAACCATGACTTGGCCGACTACCACTATCCCTGTCACCTGGACATCCCCGCCATCGAGGCCCACTTCCTGCCGGAGCTGGACGCCAAGGCCAATCCGCTGAAGATCAAGGGCGTGGGTGAGCTGGGCATCTGCGGTGCCGGCGCGTCCCTTGCCAATGCCGTCTACAACGCCTGCGGGGTGCGCATCCGCGACTATCCGCTGACGGTGGACAAGGTGCTGGCCGGACTCAAGACGGCCTAG
- a CDS encoding FAD binding domain-containing protein — protein sequence MRVFDYRRVQNEADASRQGVQAGSRFIAGGTNLLDLMKLEIETPSQVLDINRLALDQIRATEDGGLRIGTLVRNSTLAADARVRERYPVLSRALLAGASAQLRNKATTGGNLLQRTRCSYFYNTAMPCNKRQPGSGCAALGGFNRMNAVLGASDQCIAVHPSDMAVAMRVLDAMVETREANGRTRRIPLADFHRLPGDTPQIETVLQPGELITAVTLPPPPPGIQVYRKVRDRASYAFALVSMAAIVEFDGTRIRSGRAAFGGLAHKPWRVAAADQAFAGQAADGDLAGVGDALLAGARGYGHNDFKLELTRRVLRAGVADARQQA from the coding sequence ATGAGAGTCTTCGACTATCGGCGTGTCCAGAACGAGGCCGACGCCAGCCGCCAGGGCGTCCAGGCAGGCAGTCGCTTCATCGCTGGCGGCACCAACCTGCTGGATCTGATGAAGCTGGAGATCGAGACGCCCAGCCAGGTGCTGGACATCAATCGCCTGGCGCTGGATCAGATCCGCGCCACCGAGGACGGCGGCCTGCGCATCGGTACCCTGGTGCGCAATTCCACCCTGGCTGCCGATGCGCGGGTACGGGAGCGCTATCCGGTGCTGTCGCGCGCCCTGCTGGCCGGCGCCTCGGCGCAGCTACGCAACAAGGCCACCACCGGCGGCAATCTGCTGCAGCGCACTCGTTGCTCCTATTTCTACAACACTGCGATGCCCTGCAATAAACGCCAGCCCGGCAGTGGCTGTGCGGCCCTGGGCGGCTTCAATCGGATGAACGCGGTGCTCGGTGCCAGCGACCAGTGCATCGCCGTGCACCCCTCCGACATGGCGGTGGCCATGCGCGTACTGGACGCGATGGTGGAAACCCGCGAAGCCAATGGCCGCACCCGCCGCATCCCCCTCGCCGACTTCCATCGCCTGCCCGGTGACACCCCGCAGATCGAGACGGTGCTGCAACCCGGCGAACTCATCACCGCCGTGACCCTGCCACCGCCACCGCCTGGTATCCAGGTGTATCGCAAGGTGCGCGACCGTGCCTCCTATGCCTTCGCCCTCGTGTCCATGGCGGCCATCGTCGAGTTCGACGGCACGCGCATCCGCAGCGGTCGCGCCGCCTTCGGCGGTCTGGCGCACAAGCCCTGGCGCGTGGCGGCGGCCGATCAGGCCTTTGCCGGCCAGGCGGCGGACGGTGACCTGGCCGGGGTGGGCGATGCCCTACTCGCCGGCGCCCGTGGCTATGGCCACAACGATTTCAAACTCGAGCTGACCCGCCGCGTCCTGCGCGCTGGCGTGGCCGATGCCCGTCAACAGGCCTGA
- the paoA gene encoding aldehyde dehydrogenase iron-sulfur subunit PaoA, producing MASDSNARWRLSRRQFLGTSAVLVATSAIPGYTFAQASGGAPLTPQAIAARLPQLLPLTLQINGEARRLKVDSRTTLLDALRENLHLTGTKKGCDHGQCGACTVLVNGQRINSCLSLAAMHEGDTITTIEGLGNAERLHPMQAAFLAKDGFQCGYCTPGQICSAVALLDEVKAGMPSHVSARLDGPMRLSEEEIRERMSGNLCRCSAYPNIVAAIQMAGGQA from the coding sequence ATGGCTTCCGACTCCAATGCTCGCTGGCGCCTGTCGCGGCGCCAGTTCCTCGGCACCTCCGCGGTGCTGGTGGCGACCAGCGCCATTCCCGGCTACACCTTTGCCCAGGCCAGCGGTGGCGCGCCCCTGACACCCCAGGCCATTGCTGCCCGCCTGCCGCAGCTGCTGCCGCTGACGCTGCAGATCAATGGCGAGGCGCGCAGGCTCAAGGTCGACAGCCGCACCACCCTGCTCGATGCCCTGCGCGAGAACCTGCACCTCACGGGCACCAAGAAGGGCTGCGACCATGGCCAGTGCGGCGCCTGCACGGTGCTGGTGAACGGCCAGCGCATCAACAGCTGCCTGAGCCTGGCGGCCATGCACGAAGGCGATACCATCACCACCATCGAGGGCCTGGGCAACGCCGAGCGCCTGCATCCCATGCAAGCCGCCTTCCTGGCCAAGGACGGCTTCCAGTGCGGCTATTGCACGCCTGGGCAGATCTGCTCGGCGGTGGCCTTGCTCGACGAGGTCAAGGCCGGCATGCCCAGCCATGTCTCGGCGCGCCTCGATGGCCCCATGCGGCTGAGCGAGGAAGAGATCCGCGAGCGCATGAGTGGCAACCTCTGTCGCTGCAGCGCCTATCCCAACATCGTCGCGGCCATCCAGATGGCGGGGGGCCAGGCATGA
- a CDS encoding (2Fe-2S)-binding protein, producing MNATPARQVQPLAEPESHTIALTLNGKQLQLAVEPWTTLLDLLRDHLDLTGTKKGCDHGQCGACTVLVNGTRINSCLALAVMQDGAEVTTIEGLAQGDQLHPMQEAFVAEDAFQCGYCTPGQICSAIGMLKEGHAQSEAEVAEQMSGNLCRCGAYRNIRAAIERARPACQQGEGRE from the coding sequence ATGAACGCCACCCCCGCGCGCCAGGTTCAGCCCCTGGCCGAACCCGAGTCCCATACCATCGCCCTGACCCTCAACGGCAAGCAGTTGCAGCTGGCCGTCGAGCCCTGGACCACCCTGCTCGATCTCCTGCGCGATCACCTCGACCTGACCGGCACCAAGAAGGGTTGCGATCACGGCCAATGCGGCGCCTGCACGGTGCTGGTCAACGGTACCCGCATCAATAGCTGCCTGGCCCTGGCGGTCATGCAGGATGGCGCCGAAGTCACCACCATCGAAGGCTTGGCCCAGGGCGACCAGCTGCATCCCATGCAGGAGGCCTTCGTCGCCGAAGACGCCTTCCAATGTGGCTATTGCACCCCTGGCCAGATCTGTTCGGCCATCGGCATGCTCAAGGAAGGCCATGCCCAGAGTGAGGCCGAGGTAGCCGAGCAGATGAGCGGTAACCTTTGCCGTTGCGGCGCCTATCGCAACATCCGCGCCGCCATCGAGCGTGCGCGCCCGGCCTGCCAGCAAGGGGAGGGCCGCGAATGA
- a CDS encoding FAD binding domain-containing protein, producing the protein MNRFGYAKPNAVPDAIRQHGPQTHFIAGGTNLLDLMKENVERPTQLIDVNGLPLREVEATPEGGLRIGALVKNAEVAYHPEVQRRYPLLAKAILAGASPQLRNMASTGGNLLQRTRCYYFYDVGTPCNKREPGSGCGAREGQNRIHAILGHSEQCIATHPSDMCVALAALQAKVEVSGPQGDRVIDFADFHRLPGDTPERDTNLEADELITAVTLPAESLAAHSAYLKIRDRASYAFALVSVAAALELDGERIKQVRVALGGVAHKPWRLPEAEQALVGQVADKAAFGQLADRLLQGAEGFAHNSFKIELARRAIVRALTEAAGGTLQ; encoded by the coding sequence ATGAACCGCTTCGGTTATGCCAAGCCCAACGCCGTGCCCGACGCCATCCGCCAGCATGGGCCCCAGACCCATTTCATCGCCGGGGGTACCAACCTGCTGGACCTGATGAAGGAAAACGTCGAGCGTCCCACGCAGCTGATCGACGTCAACGGCCTGCCCTTGCGTGAGGTCGAGGCAACCCCCGAAGGTGGCCTGCGCATCGGCGCCCTGGTCAAGAATGCCGAGGTGGCCTACCACCCCGAGGTGCAGCGTCGTTACCCACTACTGGCCAAGGCCATCCTCGCCGGCGCCTCACCGCAGCTGCGCAACATGGCCTCCACCGGTGGCAACCTCTTGCAGCGCACCCGCTGCTACTACTTCTATGACGTAGGCACGCCCTGCAACAAGCGCGAGCCGGGCTCCGGCTGCGGCGCCCGCGAGGGGCAGAATCGCATCCATGCCATCCTGGGCCACAGCGAGCAGTGCATCGCCACTCACCCCTCGGACATGTGCGTGGCCCTGGCCGCCCTACAGGCCAAGGTCGAGGTAAGCGGGCCCCAGGGTGATCGCGTCATCGACTTCGCCGATTTCCACCGCCTGCCCGGCGACACCCCGGAGCGCGACACCAACCTTGAGGCCGACGAACTCATCACCGCCGTGACCCTGCCGGCGGAAAGCCTGGCTGCCCACAGCGCCTACCTGAAGATTCGCGACCGCGCCTCCTATGCCTTCGCCCTGGTCTCGGTGGCGGCAGCCCTGGAACTGGACGGCGAGCGCATCAAGCAGGTGCGTGTCGCCCTGGGTGGCGTGGCCCATAAGCCCTGGCGCCTGCCGGAGGCCGAGCAGGCTCTGGTTGGCCAGGTCGCGGACAAGGCAGCCTTCGGTCAACTGGCCGATCGCTTGCTGCAAGGCGCCGAAGGCTTCGCCCACAACAGCTTCAAGATCGAACTGGCCCGGCGCGCCATCGTTCGCGCCCTTACCGAAGCCGCCGGAGGTACCCTGCAATGA
- a CDS encoding xanthine dehydrogenase family protein molybdopterin-binding subunit — protein sequence MTVVHLQKAVPRVDGPLKVTGKALYAGEFSVPDLAFGFVVNATITKGRLLDLDVSEALAQPGVVEVLSHLNRPKMASYDESYTDMDAADGKPFRPLYNDRILYSGQPIALVVADTFEAARHAASLIRAQYSEEEHATDLAQARDQAHEAPMELPENRGNAPAAWAAAPTRIEAEYHSAAEFHNPMEMHASTVIYHKDGKLTVHDKTQGVQNSAQFVSSIFGLGEGDVKVISPFVGGAFGSGLRPQYQLVLATMAALQLKRSVRVTLTRQQMFTFGYRPETYQQVKLACDSDGKLQAIDHSALGITSRFEDFTEMVLVWSASLYACPNVKLAYQLAALDVYTPLDMRAPGAVLGVYALESAMDELAYAADIDPLELRIRNFTDVDPAKDKPYSSKELLECYRQAAERFGWEQRSMAPRSMRDGNQLVGWGMATGVWEAMQQPATAKAVMNIDGSLVVASATADIGTGTYTVMTQIAAENLGLPLDKVTFKLGDSTLPKAPLEGGSFTVSSVGTAVKLACDQLRQQLLDAAKEMDDSPLAKAELEQVVFADGGISLKTDPAQRVDFTAILKASGSASMETLASAEPAEERDNYATGTHSAVFVEVKVDEDFGSVQVSRVVTAVAAGRILNLKTGENQVAGGIVWGIGMGLQEEGMMDTTEGRWMNHSLAEYHFPVQADVHQLDVIFVEEHDEIVNPLGAKGIGEIGIVGVAPAIANAIFHATGKRVRDLPITLDKVFADELLH from the coding sequence ATGACCGTCGTCCATCTGCAAAAAGCCGTTCCCCGCGTCGATGGTCCGCTCAAGGTCACCGGTAAGGCCCTCTACGCCGGCGAATTCAGCGTGCCGGATCTGGCCTTTGGCTTCGTGGTCAACGCCACCATCACCAAGGGGCGTTTGCTCGATCTGGATGTCAGCGAAGCCCTGGCCCAGCCGGGTGTCGTCGAGGTGCTCAGCCACCTCAATCGTCCCAAGATGGCCAGCTATGACGAAAGCTACACCGACATGGACGCGGCCGATGGCAAGCCCTTTCGGCCGCTGTACAACGACCGCATCCTCTACAGTGGCCAGCCCATCGCGTTGGTAGTGGCTGACACCTTCGAGGCCGCGCGCCACGCCGCCTCGCTGATCCGTGCCCAATACAGCGAAGAGGAGCACGCTACCGACCTGGCCCAGGCCCGCGATCAGGCCCACGAAGCGCCCATGGAACTGCCGGAAAATCGTGGTAACGCCCCGGCAGCCTGGGCCGCGGCGCCCACTCGTATCGAAGCCGAATACCACTCCGCGGCGGAATTCCATAACCCCATGGAGATGCACGCCTCGACGGTCATCTACCACAAGGACGGCAAGCTGACGGTGCACGACAAGACCCAGGGCGTGCAGAACAGCGCCCAGTTCGTCAGCAGCATCTTCGGTCTGGGCGAAGGCGACGTGAAGGTCATCTCGCCCTTCGTTGGCGGCGCCTTTGGTTCCGGCCTGCGTCCGCAGTACCAGCTGGTCCTGGCGACCATGGCCGCCTTGCAGCTCAAGCGCTCGGTACGGGTCACCCTGACGCGCCAGCAGATGTTCACCTTCGGCTATCGCCCCGAGACCTATCAGCAGGTCAAGCTGGCCTGCGACAGCGACGGCAAGCTGCAGGCCATCGACCACAGCGCCCTGGGCATTACCTCGCGCTTCGAAGACTTCACCGAAATGGTGCTGGTCTGGTCGGCGTCGCTCTATGCCTGCCCCAACGTCAAGCTGGCCTACCAGCTGGCCGCGCTGGACGTCTACACCCCGCTGGACATGCGCGCACCGGGCGCTGTACTGGGCGTCTATGCGCTGGAAAGTGCCATGGACGAACTGGCCTATGCTGCTGACATCGATCCGTTGGAGCTGCGCATCCGCAACTTCACCGATGTCGATCCGGCCAAGGACAAACCCTACTCCAGCAAGGAACTGCTGGAATGCTATCGCCAGGCCGCCGAGCGTTTCGGCTGGGAGCAGCGCAGTATGGCGCCACGTTCCATGCGTGATGGCAATCAACTGGTCGGCTGGGGCATGGCGACCGGGGTCTGGGAGGCCATGCAGCAACCGGCCACGGCCAAGGCCGTGATGAACATCGACGGCAGTCTGGTGGTGGCCAGTGCCACGGCCGATATCGGCACCGGTACCTATACGGTGATGACCCAGATCGCCGCCGAGAACCTCGGGCTGCCGCTGGACAAGGTGACCTTCAAGCTAGGCGATTCCACCCTGCCCAAGGCCCCCCTCGAAGGCGGTTCCTTTACCGTGTCTTCGGTAGGCACCGCCGTGAAGCTGGCCTGCGACCAGTTGCGCCAGCAACTGCTGGATGCGGCCAAGGAGATGGACGACTCGCCGCTGGCCAAGGCCGAACTGGAGCAGGTGGTATTCGCCGACGGCGGCATCAGCCTCAAGACCGATCCTGCCCAGCGCGTCGACTTCACCGCCATCCTCAAGGCGTCCGGTTCGGCGTCCATGGAGACCCTGGCCAGCGCCGAGCCGGCAGAAGAGCGCGACAACTACGCCACCGGTACCCACTCGGCGGTGTTCGTTGAGGTCAAGGTGGACGAGGACTTCGGCAGCGTTCAGGTCAGCCGCGTGGTCACGGCCGTAGCCGCAGGCCGTATCCTCAACCTCAAGACCGGCGAGAACCAAGTAGCCGGTGGCATCGTCTGGGGCATTGGCATGGGCCTGCAGGAAGAGGGGATGATGGACACCACCGAAGGCCGCTGGATGAATCACAGCCTCGCCGAGTACCACTTCCCGGTGCAGGCCGATGTTCATCAGCTGGACGTGATCTTCGTCGAGGAACACGACGAGATCGTCAATCCGCTGGGCGCCAAGGGCATCGGCGAGATCGGCATCGTCGGCGTAGCGCCGGCCATCGCTAACGCCATCTTCCACGCCACCGGCAAGCGGGTGCGGGATCTGCCCATCACCCTGGACAAGGTCTTCGCCGACGAGCTGCTGCACTAG
- a CDS encoding GNAT family N-acetyltransferase, whose protein sequence is MTPTACSAQLRLATLADVEALFAVRLAVTDNVLTREQLADLGITPASIAELLAAAPCAWVVEVDGEVVGFSLVDLVAGEVFALFVRPEWQAQGFGARLLAAAETALFRQHALIWLVTDGAPSVRANAFYQAQGWRHVAQLQGTDVRYEKSRSVEQHVEAT, encoded by the coding sequence GTGACACCTACTGCTTGCTCTGCCCAGCTGCGGCTTGCCACCTTGGCCGATGTAGAGGCTCTGTTCGCCGTCCGGCTTGCGGTTACCGACAATGTCCTGACTCGGGAACAGCTCGCTGACCTGGGTATAACCCCGGCATCGATCGCTGAACTGCTGGCTGCTGCGCCCTGTGCCTGGGTAGTGGAGGTGGATGGCGAGGTGGTGGGCTTCAGTCTGGTCGATCTGGTGGCGGGAGAGGTCTTCGCCCTGTTTGTCAGACCCGAATGGCAAGCCCAGGGTTTCGGCGCTCGCCTGTTGGCCGCGGCTGAGACCGCGCTGTTTCGCCAGCATGCCCTCATCTGGCTGGTCACCGACGGAGCGCCCTCGGTGAGGGCCAATGCTTTCTATCAGGCGCAGGGTTGGCGCCACGTCGCTCAGTTGCAGGGCACCGACGTGCGCTACGAGAAGAGCCGCAGCGTCGAGCAGCATGTCGAAGCTACCTGA
- a CDS encoding DUF3108 domain-containing protein, with translation MRRLLFLLATLCSASAFAFDLQPFTASYTADWKQMPVSGSAERSLEKEADGRWELKFEASMLVAGLNESSTFRREGEAFLPDTYQYKRSGLGKSRESELTFDWAAKKVTGKDKDDPVSLTLDRGLLDKSTYQLKLQQDVADGKKSMSYQIVDGDSIDTYDFRVIGPERIRTPLGLFDAIKVERVRDPTKSSRKTELWFAKDWDYLLVRLYQQESDGKEYQTSLKEGSVNGRTVKGAN, from the coding sequence ATGCGACGTCTGTTGTTCCTATTGGCCACCCTCTGCAGTGCCTCGGCCTTCGCCTTCGACCTGCAGCCCTTCACGGCCAGCTACACCGCCGACTGGAAGCAGATGCCGGTCAGCGGCTCCGCCGAACGCTCGCTGGAGAAAGAAGCCGATGGTCGCTGGGAGCTGAAGTTCGAAGCCTCCATGCTGGTCGCCGGCCTCAATGAGTCCAGCACCTTCCGCCGCGAGGGCGAAGCCTTCCTGCCGGATACCTACCAATACAAGCGCAGCGGATTGGGCAAGAGCCGCGAGAGCGAACTGACCTTCGACTGGGCCGCCAAGAAGGTTACCGGCAAGGACAAGGACGATCCGGTCAGCCTGACCCTGGATCGTGGTCTGCTGGACAAGTCGACTTACCAGCTCAAGCTGCAGCAGGACGTCGCCGACGGCAAGAAGAGCATGAGCTACCAGATCGTCGACGGTGACAGCATCGACACCTATGACTTCCGCGTCATCGGTCCGGAGCGCATCCGCACTCCGCTAGGTCTGTTCGATGCCATCAAGGTGGAGCGCGTGCGTGATCCCACCAAGAGCAGCCGCAAGACCGAACTGTGGTTCGCCAAGGATTGGGACTACCTGCTGGTGCGTCTCTACCAGCAGGAGAGCGACGGCAAGGAATACCAGACCAGCCTCAAGGAAGGCTCGGTCAACGGGCGCACGGTGAAAGGCGCCAACTGA